In one window of Bradyrhizobium sp. AZCC 1721 DNA:
- the recG gene encoding ATP-dependent DNA helicase RecG, whose amino-acid sequence MRPALLNPLFAPVTSLPGVGPKQDKLLRYLLSRDETPRLVDLLLHLPASVIDRRARPKIREAVPGTVVTLEVTIDRHRPPPPRNARAPYLVYASDDTGDVVLTFFRAKPGYVEKLLPVGEKRYVSGTLQMYDGIPQIVHPDRVVDEAGFAKLSGIDPVYPLTEGLALGSLRRAIAQALQKLPELPEWISPEVIRRCNFPPIRQALTRVHVPVELTDILPDGPFWSRLAFDELLAGQLALALVRAQLRRPAGDRNAGDGHLRHKIIDALPYALTGSQRAAVAAITEDLLQPVRMLRLLQGDVGSGKTVVALLAAAAVTEAGKQAALMAPTEILARQHIKTIAPLAERAGLRVAILTGREKGKERREILARLEAGEIDFLVGTHALIQDDVIFKALALAVVDEQHRFGVRERLALTNKGEAVDVLVLSATPIPRTLVLTYFGDMDVSELREKPAGRQPIDTRAVPASRLDEVVDAVGRALKSGKLVYWICPLVEESEAEGTEHLTNATERFERLQKRFGDRVGLVHGQMKGPDKDRVMAQFAAHEIGLLVATTVVEVGVDVPAATIMVIENAERFGLAQLHQLRGRIGRGSESSTCLLLYKEPLGEMSAARLKVIRETTDGFRIAEEDLKLRGEGDVLGIRQSGLPGYRIARSDVHGQLITQARDEALRIMKDNPKLKGERGEALRCLLYLYERDEAVPLIGAG is encoded by the coding sequence ATGCGCCCCGCCCTGCTCAATCCCTTGTTTGCGCCCGTTACGAGCCTGCCTGGCGTCGGGCCGAAGCAGGACAAGCTGCTGCGCTATCTCCTCAGCCGCGACGAGACCCCGCGGCTGGTCGATCTCTTGCTGCATCTCCCGGCCAGCGTGATCGACCGCCGGGCACGGCCGAAAATCCGCGAGGCTGTACCGGGAACCGTGGTGACGCTGGAGGTCACCATCGACCGTCACCGGCCGCCCCCGCCGCGCAATGCCCGGGCGCCCTACCTCGTCTATGCCTCTGACGATACGGGCGACGTGGTGCTGACGTTTTTTCGCGCCAAGCCCGGCTATGTCGAAAAGCTGCTGCCGGTCGGCGAGAAGCGCTACGTGTCCGGCACGCTGCAGATGTATGACGGCATCCCGCAGATAGTGCATCCCGACCGCGTCGTCGACGAAGCCGGATTTGCAAAACTCAGCGGTATCGACCCGGTCTATCCCCTGACCGAAGGCCTCGCGCTGGGTTCGCTGCGCCGGGCGATCGCACAGGCGCTGCAGAAGTTGCCGGAACTGCCCGAATGGATCAGCCCGGAAGTGATTCGCCGCTGCAACTTTCCGCCGATTCGCCAAGCGCTCACCCGCGTGCATGTGCCGGTCGAACTCACGGACATTTTGCCTGACGGCCCGTTCTGGTCACGGCTCGCCTTCGACGAACTGCTCGCCGGCCAACTGGCACTGGCGCTGGTTCGCGCGCAATTGCGGCGTCCGGCCGGCGACCGCAACGCCGGCGACGGTCACCTGCGCCACAAGATCATCGATGCGCTGCCCTACGCGCTCACCGGCTCGCAGCGCGCGGCGGTCGCCGCCATCACCGAGGATTTGCTCCAGCCGGTGCGGATGTTGCGGCTGCTGCAGGGCGACGTCGGGTCCGGCAAGACGGTGGTGGCGCTGCTCGCCGCGGCCGCCGTCACCGAGGCCGGCAAGCAGGCCGCGCTGATGGCGCCGACCGAAATCCTCGCGCGCCAGCATATCAAGACAATCGCGCCGCTGGCCGAGCGCGCAGGTCTTCGTGTGGCGATCCTGACCGGCCGCGAAAAAGGCAAGGAGCGGCGTGAAATTCTGGCGCGGCTCGAAGCCGGCGAAATCGACTTTCTGGTCGGCACCCACGCGCTGATCCAGGACGACGTGATCTTCAAGGCGCTGGCGCTCGCGGTGGTCGACGAGCAGCATCGCTTCGGCGTGCGCGAACGGCTCGCGCTCACCAACAAGGGCGAGGCCGTCGACGTGCTGGTCTTGAGCGCAACGCCGATCCCCCGCACGCTGGTACTCACTTATTTCGGCGACATGGACGTCTCCGAGTTGCGCGAGAAACCGGCTGGCCGCCAGCCGATCGACACCCGCGCGGTTCCGGCCAGCCGCCTCGATGAAGTCGTCGATGCCGTCGGCCGCGCGCTGAAATCAGGCAAGCTGGTTTACTGGATCTGTCCGCTGGTCGAGGAATCCGAGGCCGAGGGCACCGAACATCTCACCAACGCCACCGAGCGTTTCGAGCGGCTGCAGAAGCGCTTCGGCGACCGCGTCGGGCTGGTGCATGGGCAGATGAAGGGTCCGGATAAGGATCGTGTGATGGCGCAGTTCGCCGCCCACGAGATCGGGCTCCTGGTTGCCACCACCGTGGTCGAGGTCGGCGTCGACGTCCCCGCCGCGACCATCATGGTGATCGAAAACGCCGAACGCTTCGGGCTCGCGCAATTGCACCAGCTCCGCGGCCGGATCGGCCGCGGATCGGAGTCCTCGACCTGCCTGTTGCTCTACAAGGAGCCGCTCGGTGAGATGTCGGCGGCGCGGCTGAAGGTGATCCGGGAGACCACCGACGGCTTCAGGATTGCGGAGGAGGATCTCAAACTGCGCGGCGAAGGCGACGTGCTCGGCATCCGCCAGAGCGGCCTGCCCGGCTATCGCATCGCCCGCTCCGACGTGCACGGCCAGCTCATCACGCAGGCGCGCGACGAAGCGCTGCGCATCATGAAGGACAATCCGAAGCTCAAGGGCGAGCGCGGCGAAGCGCTGCGCTGTCTGCTCTATCTGTATGAGCGCGATGAAGCGGTGCCGCTGATCGGCGCGGGATAA
- a CDS encoding GGDEF domain-containing protein → MSQQGTILVVSTAKPPSFAATLDVARLFPVVESGWTDAARAVEQVQPAAVLAETSGTNAAGLAELAVRVAARQPYLPLIAIDPQNPVPDNVIPFFQSQVPNAKQGGSDRLAARLRAALRVRSLHATVMRRLVPATPMALSHIDPARDATVLLIGRGAAYPALSVALGERTGVVGALSIEAAAKHLNVRDIDGIVLGEGFSLRVVDAFLTVLTEDARFRNLPVVVAAGDLAPAYDLPNLEIVSGDAVQVAAIGLPLIRQHAFEAHLSRTLKAIDADGLIDARTGLLTPEAFERDFASAIYQTQQRGGGLSVARFAFDPAHPRAQFDGARIISRLMRQMDFGAAQDDGSVVVVFAEADLKSAHAIARRLSSVMRHTSHGQRDARSEQTVTVATLLPNDSVKSLRSRLQEDAQRAAS, encoded by the coding sequence ATGTCCCAGCAAGGTACGATCCTCGTCGTATCGACGGCGAAACCGCCTTCCTTTGCCGCCACGCTCGATGTCGCGCGACTGTTTCCGGTGGTCGAGAGCGGGTGGACGGATGCGGCGCGCGCGGTCGAGCAGGTGCAACCGGCGGCCGTGCTGGCCGAAACCTCCGGCACCAATGCAGCCGGACTGGCGGAGCTGGCCGTGCGGGTCGCGGCGCGACAGCCCTATCTGCCGCTGATCGCGATCGACCCGCAGAACCCTGTTCCGGACAACGTCATTCCCTTTTTTCAGAGCCAAGTCCCGAACGCCAAGCAAGGCGGCTCCGACCGGCTGGCGGCTCGCCTGCGTGCCGCGCTGCGCGTGCGGTCGTTGCATGCGACCGTAATGCGCCGGCTGGTGCCGGCAACGCCGATGGCGTTGTCGCATATCGATCCGGCGCGCGACGCTACCGTGCTGCTGATCGGCCGCGGCGCTGCCTATCCGGCGCTGTCGGTCGCGCTTGGCGAGCGCACCGGCGTGGTCGGGGCGCTTTCGATCGAAGCGGCAGCGAAGCATCTCAACGTCAGGGACATCGACGGCATCGTGCTCGGCGAAGGATTCAGCCTGCGCGTGGTCGATGCCTTCCTCACCGTGCTGACCGAGGACGCCCGTTTCCGCAATCTTCCCGTCGTCGTGGCGGCGGGCGATCTGGCGCCGGCCTATGATTTGCCAAACCTCGAGATCGTCTCCGGCGACGCCGTCCAGGTGGCAGCGATTGGGCTGCCGCTGATCCGCCAGCACGCCTTTGAAGCGCATCTGAGCCGCACGCTGAAGGCCATCGACGCCGACGGCCTGATCGACGCGCGGACCGGTCTGCTCACCCCGGAAGCCTTCGAGCGCGACTTTGCCAGCGCCATCTACCAGACCCAGCAACGCGGCGGCGGATTGTCGGTGGCGCGCTTTGCGTTCGATCCCGCACACCCCCGCGCGCAATTCGACGGCGCGCGGATTATCAGCCGCCTGATGCGACAAATGGATTTCGGCGCCGCCCAGGACGACGGCTCGGTTGTCGTGGTGTTTGCCGAGGCCGACCTGAAGTCGGCTCACGCCATCGCGCGGCGGCTGTCGAGCGTGATGCGCCATACCAGCCACGGCCAGCGCGACGCACGGTCGGAGCAAACCGTGACGGTCGCAACGCTGCTGCCGAACGATTCCGTGAAATCGCTGCGGTCACGGCTGCAGGAAGACGCGCAACGGGCAGCGTCTTAG
- the mfd gene encoding transcription-repair coupling factor, with product MKAPVKSPAALLAPGRALTFANVAEGAEGLVVSDLARAVAAKPKPPAVSLAVVCRDGPRMQQLARALEFFAPDLPVMQFPAWDCQPYDRVSPHGGILAQRLTTLARLSRLQGSDKPLIVLTTVNAIVQRVPAREVVAAQALSVAPGHVVPMDSIVAWLEHNGYNRSSTVREPGEYAVRGGILDLFPAGLEQPVRFDFFGDSLESIRTFDAETQRTLLDMRALDLVPISEFQLVTETIRRFRMGYVAAFGAPERDDPLYEAVSEGRRHPGMEHWLPLFQERMDTLFDYLDGAPIAIEPQGEDAARERFKQIADYYEARREALEHPGSGAIYKPLPPDRLYLTEAEWTTRLSDAAVARLTPFAVPEGTGDLFDAGARQGRNFTPERADTSVNVFEAVVTHVLALQAQRKKVVIALWSEGSRDRMASMLRDHKLANITTVNAWRTVQATPRNEAMLAVVGMESGFETDEFAVISEQDILGDRLVRQRKSSRKLDNFISEVTSLSTGDLVVHVEHGIGRFVGLQTIEVGGAPHDCLELHYAAETKLFLPVENIELLSRYGSDHANVELDRLGGGGWQARKAKLKNRIREIAGELIKIAAERQLHEAPKMPVQPHVYDEFCARFPYEETEDQLGAITSTLKDLETGRPMDRLICGDVGFGKTEVALRAAFAVALEGKQVAVVVPTTLLARQHSKNFAERFRGFPVNVAQASRLIPAKELTQVKKGLAEGNVDIVVGTHALLGKSIKFRDLGLLIVDEEQHFGVSHKEKLKQLRAQVHVLTLSATPIPRTLQLALTGVRDLSIIASPPVDRLAVRTFVAPHDPLMIREALLRERYRGGQAFYVVPRIEDLAGVKDFLDKNVPEMKVAVAHGQMPPTVIEDIISAFYDGKYDILLSTTIIESGLDIPNANTLIVHRADMFGLAQLYQLRGRVGRSKLRAYALFTLPAQQKITAQAERRLKVLQSLETLGAGFQLASHDLDIRGAGNLLGEEQSGHIKEVGFELYQSMLEEAILNLKAGVAEPAADRWSPQITIGMPVLIPEDYVNDLSVRLSLYRRLADLDTDEEIDNFAAEMRDRFGVLPDEVRYLFKVAAIKAYCRRANVEKVDAGPKGAVISFRDNSFAQPDRLVAFIRQHGQAAKVRPDMKVVFLQQWKTPEERLMGTTEILRQLANLAESKKAA from the coding sequence GTGAAGGCGCCCGTCAAATCGCCCGCCGCGCTGTTGGCACCCGGCCGCGCACTGACGTTTGCCAATGTCGCCGAGGGCGCGGAGGGGCTTGTCGTCTCCGACCTCGCGCGTGCGGTCGCGGCCAAGCCGAAACCGCCGGCGGTCAGCCTTGCCGTGGTCTGCCGCGATGGTCCGCGCATGCAACAACTGGCACGGGCGCTGGAATTTTTCGCCCCTGATTTGCCCGTGATGCAGTTTCCGGCCTGGGACTGCCAGCCGTATGACCGGGTGTCGCCGCATGGCGGCATCCTGGCACAGCGGCTGACGACGCTGGCGCGGCTATCGCGCCTGCAGGGCAGCGACAAGCCGCTGATCGTGCTGACGACGGTCAACGCCATCGTGCAGCGCGTGCCCGCGCGCGAGGTGGTAGCGGCGCAGGCGCTGTCGGTCGCGCCCGGCCATGTCGTACCGATGGATTCGATCGTCGCCTGGCTGGAGCACAATGGCTACAATCGCTCCTCGACCGTGCGCGAGCCCGGCGAGTACGCCGTGCGCGGCGGCATCCTCGATCTGTTTCCGGCCGGCCTCGAGCAGCCGGTGCGGTTCGACTTCTTCGGCGACTCCCTCGAATCGATCCGCACCTTCGATGCGGAAACTCAGCGCACGCTGCTCGACATGCGCGCGCTCGACCTGGTGCCGATCTCGGAATTCCAGCTCGTCACCGAAACCATCCGCCGCTTTCGCATGGGCTATGTCGCAGCCTTCGGCGCGCCCGAGCGCGACGATCCGCTCTATGAGGCCGTCAGTGAGGGCCGCCGCCATCCTGGCATGGAGCACTGGCTGCCGCTGTTCCAGGAGCGGATGGATACGCTGTTCGATTATCTCGACGGTGCGCCGATCGCGATCGAACCGCAAGGCGAGGACGCCGCACGCGAACGCTTCAAGCAGATCGCGGACTATTACGAGGCCAGGCGCGAGGCGCTGGAGCATCCCGGATCGGGTGCGATCTACAAGCCGTTACCTCCGGATCGGCTCTATCTGACGGAAGCGGAGTGGACGACGCGGCTGAGCGACGCCGCGGTGGCGCGGCTGACGCCGTTTGCCGTGCCTGAGGGCACTGGCGACTTATTCGACGCCGGCGCGAGGCAGGGCCGCAATTTCACGCCCGAGCGGGCCGACACTTCCGTCAACGTGTTCGAAGCCGTCGTGACGCATGTGCTGGCATTGCAGGCGCAGCGCAAGAAGGTGGTGATCGCGCTGTGGAGCGAAGGCTCGCGCGACCGCATGGCCAGCATGCTGCGGGACCACAAGCTCGCCAATATCACCACCGTCAACGCCTGGCGTACCGTGCAGGCGACGCCGCGCAACGAGGCCATGCTGGCGGTGGTCGGCATGGAGAGCGGTTTCGAGACCGACGAATTCGCCGTCATCAGCGAGCAGGACATCCTCGGCGACCGCCTGGTGCGCCAGCGCAAATCAAGCCGCAAGCTCGACAATTTCATCTCGGAAGTCACGAGCCTTTCGACCGGCGATCTCGTGGTGCACGTCGAGCACGGCATCGGGCGCTTTGTCGGCTTGCAGACGATCGAGGTGGGCGGAGCGCCGCACGACTGTCTCGAACTGCATTATGCCGCTGAAACAAAGCTGTTCCTGCCGGTCGAGAACATCGAGCTGTTGTCGCGGTACGGCTCTGACCACGCCAATGTCGAATTGGACCGGCTTGGTGGCGGCGGTTGGCAGGCGCGCAAGGCCAAGCTGAAGAACCGGATCCGCGAGATTGCCGGCGAACTGATCAAGATCGCAGCCGAGCGGCAACTGCACGAAGCGCCGAAAATGCCGGTGCAGCCGCATGTCTATGACGAATTCTGTGCGCGCTTCCCTTATGAGGAGACCGAGGATCAGCTTGGCGCCATCACATCCACGCTGAAAGACCTTGAAACTGGCCGTCCCATGGACCGGCTGATTTGCGGCGACGTCGGCTTCGGCAAGACTGAGGTGGCGTTGCGCGCGGCATTCGCGGTCGCGCTCGAAGGCAAGCAGGTCGCCGTCGTCGTGCCGACCACGCTGCTCGCCCGTCAGCACAGCAAGAATTTTGCCGAACGCTTCAGAGGTTTCCCAGTCAATGTCGCGCAGGCGTCCCGGCTGATCCCGGCCAAGGAGCTGACGCAGGTCAAGAAGGGGCTTGCCGAAGGCAATGTCGACATCGTGGTCGGCACCCATGCGCTGCTCGGCAAGTCGATCAAGTTCCGCGATCTGGGCCTTTTGATTGTCGACGAGGAGCAGCACTTTGGCGTCAGCCACAAGGAAAAGCTGAAGCAGTTGCGGGCGCAGGTGCATGTCTTGACGCTGAGCGCGACGCCAATCCCGCGGACGCTGCAGCTTGCGCTGACCGGCGTGCGCGATCTTTCGATTATCGCCTCACCCCCGGTCGATCGCCTCGCGGTGCGCACCTTCGTGGCGCCGCACGATCCCCTGATGATCCGCGAGGCGCTGCTGCGCGAACGCTACCGCGGCGGGCAGGCGTTCTACGTCGTGCCGCGGATCGAGGACCTTGCCGGCGTCAAGGACTTCCTCGACAAGAACGTGCCGGAGATGAAGGTCGCGGTTGCGCATGGCCAGATGCCGCCGACCGTGATCGAGGACATCATATCGGCCTTCTATGACGGCAAATACGACATCCTGCTTTCGACCACCATCATCGAGTCCGGCCTCGACATCCCGAACGCCAATACCCTGATCGTGCATCGCGCCGACATGTTCGGGCTGGCGCAGCTCTATCAGTTGCGCGGGCGGGTGGGGCGCTCGAAGCTGCGCGCTTACGCGCTGTTCACGCTGCCGGCGCAACAGAAGATCACCGCACAGGCCGAGCGGCGGCTGAAGGTGCTGCAGTCGCTGGAAACACTGGGCGCGGGCTTTCAGCTCGCATCTCACGACCTCGACATCCGCGGCGCCGGCAATCTGCTCGGAGAAGAGCAATCCGGTCACATCAAGGAAGTCGGCTTCGAGCTCTATCAATCGATGTTGGAGGAGGCGATCCTCAACCTCAAGGCCGGCGTGGCCGAGCCCGCCGCCGACCGCTGGTCGCCGCAGATCACCATCGGCATGCCGGTGCTAATCCCCGAGGATTACGTCAACGATCTTTCGGTGCGGCTGTCGCTGTACCGTCGGCTCGCCGATCTCGACACCGACGAGGAGATCGACAATTTTGCCGCCGAGATGCGCGACCGTTTCGGCGTGCTGCCGGACGAGGTTCGCTATCTCTTCAAGGTCGCGGCCATCAAGGCCTACTGCCGCCGCGCCAATGTCGAGAAAGTCGACGCCGGTCCGAAGGGCGCCGTGATCTCGTTCCGCGACAACAGCTTTGCCCAGCCGGATCGCCTCGTCGCCTTTATCCGTCAGCACGGCCAGGCCGCGAAGGTGCGGCCGGATATGAAGGTGGTGTTCCTGCAGCAATGGAAGACGCCTGAGGAGCGGCTGATGGGTACGACCGAGATCTTGCGGCAGCTCGCCAATCTCGCGGAGAGCAAAAAGGCGGCGTGA
- a CDS encoding FAD assembly factor SdhE → MTGTTRSSGGLDDRRKRLLFRCWHRGTREMDLILGRFADAEISGMRDDELAELERLIEVPDPDLYAALTGDKPLDPEYATALFDRIKAFRAVDHHA, encoded by the coding sequence ATGACGGGTACGACACGATCGAGCGGTGGCCTCGATGACCGCCGCAAGCGGCTTTTATTTCGCTGCTGGCATCGCGGCACCCGTGAGATGGACCTCATCCTCGGGCGCTTTGCCGATGCCGAGATATCGGGCATGCGCGATGACGAGTTGGCCGAGTTGGAGCGCCTGATCGAGGTGCCCGATCCCGACCTCTATGCCGCGCTGACCGGCGACAAGCCACTCGATCCGGAATATGCGACCGCGCTGTTCGACCGTATCAAGGCGTTTCGCGCCGTGGATCACCACGCGTGA
- a CDS encoding extracellular solute-binding protein, which yields MTRFGRIRLRVLAGIALALAVTPLAPVHETRAAESNALAMHGAPALPAGFTHMPYANPEAPKGGRLVWGALGTFDSLNPLIVRGLAVQQIRGFVVESLMARGNDEAFTLYGLLAKTVETDDARSYVSFHLDPRARFADGKPVTAEDVLFSWALLRDKGRPNHRQYYSKVVKAEAPDPLTVRFDFGGGNDRELPLILGLMPVLPKHAVDPATFEETTMTGPVGSGPYRVTAVKPGASVTLTRNPDYWGRDLPVNRGLWNFDEIRLDFYRESNGQFEAFKRSLYDFRAEHEPLRWHDGYDFPAARNGEVIRDTIKTGMPQPSEFLVFNTRRPVFSDIRVRQALTLLFDFEWVNRNYFFGLYARAAGFFAGSELSAYARPADERERELLKPFAARIRPDILDGTYRLPVTDGSGRDRTTLRSALKLLSEAGYDLDGAVLRQRSSRTPLTFEILVTTRDQERIALSYQRDLKRAGIETSVRAVDPVQFDQRRLSYEFDMLQNRWDQSLSPGNEQSFYWGSQAADIPGTRNYMGAKEPAIDAMIAALLEARERPPFVSAVRALDRVLMSGFYAIPVFNVQEQWIARWNRIEQPTATALTGYLPETWWQKPEMK from the coding sequence ATGACCCGCTTCGGTCGTATCCGCCTGCGTGTGCTCGCGGGCATTGCCCTGGCGCTGGCTGTGACGCCGCTCGCGCCGGTCCACGAAACCAGAGCGGCCGAAAGCAACGCGCTGGCGATGCACGGTGCGCCTGCTCTTCCCGCCGGTTTCACGCATATGCCCTACGCCAATCCCGAAGCGCCGAAGGGCGGACGGCTGGTCTGGGGCGCCTTGGGAACCTTCGACAGCCTCAACCCCCTGATCGTCCGCGGCCTCGCGGTTCAGCAGATCAGGGGCTTTGTGGTCGAGAGTCTGATGGCGCGCGGCAACGATGAGGCTTTCACGCTCTATGGCTTGCTGGCCAAAACCGTCGAGACCGACGACGCGCGCAGCTACGTCTCGTTCCACCTCGACCCGCGGGCGCGCTTCGCCGACGGCAAGCCAGTCACGGCGGAGGACGTCCTGTTTTCGTGGGCCTTGCTGCGCGACAAGGGGCGCCCCAATCACCGCCAGTATTATTCCAAAGTGGTAAAGGCCGAAGCACCCGATCCGCTCACCGTGCGGTTCGATTTCGGCGGCGGCAACGACCGCGAGCTGCCGCTGATCCTCGGGCTGATGCCCGTCTTGCCGAAGCATGCGGTCGATCCGGCAACGTTCGAGGAAACCACGATGACCGGTCCAGTCGGTTCCGGCCCCTATCGCGTCACCGCCGTCAAGCCCGGCGCCAGCGTCACGCTGACCCGCAATCCCGACTATTGGGGCCGCGACCTGCCGGTGAATCGCGGATTGTGGAACTTCGACGAGATCAGGCTCGACTTCTATCGCGAGTCCAACGGCCAGTTCGAGGCATTCAAGCGTAGCCTCTATGACTTTCGCGCCGAGCACGAGCCGCTGCGCTGGCATGACGGTTACGATTTTCCGGCCGCTCGCAACGGCGAAGTGATCCGCGATACCATCAAGACCGGAATGCCGCAGCCCTCGGAATTCCTGGTGTTCAACACGCGGCGTCCGGTGTTTTCAGACATCCGCGTGCGGCAGGCCCTGACGCTGCTGTTCGATTTCGAGTGGGTCAACCGCAATTACTTTTTCGGACTCTATGCGCGTGCGGCGGGCTTCTTCGCAGGGTCCGAACTATCCGCCTACGCCCGCCCGGCCGACGAGCGCGAGCGCGAACTCTTGAAGCCGTTCGCGGCACGGATCCGGCCGGATATTCTCGATGGCACGTACCGCCTGCCCGTCACCGACGGATCGGGCCGCGATCGCACGACGCTGCGCAGCGCGCTCAAATTGCTGTCGGAAGCCGGCTACGATCTCGATGGGGCCGTGCTGCGGCAGCGTTCGTCCAGGACGCCGCTCACCTTCGAAATCCTGGTGACGACGCGCGACCAGGAGCGGATTGCGCTTTCCTATCAGCGCGACCTCAAGCGCGCCGGCATCGAGACCAGCGTCCGCGCGGTCGACCCCGTGCAGTTCGACCAGCGCCGGCTGAGCTACGAGTTCGATATGCTGCAGAACCGCTGGGACCAGTCGCTATCTCCCGGGAACGAGCAGTCTTTCTACTGGGGCAGCCAGGCCGCCGACATTCCCGGCACCCGGAATTACATGGGGGCCAAGGAGCCCGCGATCGATGCCATGATCGCTGCCCTGCTCGAGGCGCGCGAACGTCCGCCTTTCGTCTCCGCGGTGCGGGCCCTCGACCGCGTCCTGATGTCGGGCTTCTACGCAATTCCAGTGTTTAACGTGCAGGAGCAATGGATTGCGCGGTGGAATCGGATAGAACAACCTACAGCGACCGCGTTGACGGGCTATCTGCCGGAAACCTGGTGGCAGAAGCCGGAAATGAAGTGA
- a CDS encoding class I adenylate-forming enzyme family protein, giving the protein MTQPTASPTLDTLFKRNLARQPDALALVDPPNKQRITGQPPKRLTFAQADRMISSLAAHFIESGLPSNSVIAVQLPNTIEFALTVLAAFRAGLVVAVLPLLWRQSELTMALNRTAARAIVTSGKVDGVIYSDLAMNAAAEAFSIRHVCGFGGELPEGMASLDNAIFRESPTTRAVVQDGRKAALISFDVTSDGFRPVPRAHLGVIAGGLAMSLESDVPQGATILSAFSPMSFAGLASSLAIWLLSGGTLVLHHPFDDEVLEQQINEQACDTLIAPAQLALRLDELDLGTRMPSLRNVIGLWRTPEQIGSSAGWAAQQATLTDVYLFGEAGLFGARRIAEDGSPALIKPGPHGAPRDLPGSSIAGEILLTPRGTLGLRGPMVPVAAYAPPPPPSDSLIAAPPRDYVDTDYAARLDRVTGAVNITAPPSGVMAVGGYRFLAQDLQEWARRLGQGVLLTALPDRLSGHRLAGRALDNARARDALTELGLNPLMVEAFRDRSNAA; this is encoded by the coding sequence GTGACCCAGCCCACCGCTTCGCCAACGCTCGATACGTTGTTCAAACGGAACCTGGCACGGCAGCCGGACGCGCTGGCGCTGGTCGATCCCCCCAACAAGCAGCGCATCACCGGCCAGCCGCCGAAGCGTCTTACCTTCGCGCAGGCCGACCGTATGATCTCGTCGCTGGCCGCGCACTTCATTGAATCCGGCTTGCCGTCCAATTCCGTGATCGCGGTTCAATTGCCGAACACCATCGAATTCGCGCTCACCGTGCTCGCCGCCTTCCGCGCCGGCCTGGTCGTCGCGGTGCTGCCGCTGCTCTGGCGGCAGTCGGAATTGACCATGGCGCTCAACCGCACCGCCGCGCGGGCGATCGTGACCTCGGGCAAGGTCGACGGCGTGATCTACTCGGATCTCGCCATGAACGCTGCTGCCGAAGCGTTCTCGATCCGCCATGTCTGCGGCTTCGGCGGCGAGCTGCCCGAAGGCATGGCCTCGCTCGACAACGCCATCTTCCGGGAATCCCCGACCACGCGGGCCGTGGTCCAGGACGGCCGCAAGGCGGCGCTGATTTCCTTCGATGTCACCTCGGACGGCTTCCGGCCGGTCCCGCGCGCCCATCTCGGCGTGATTGCGGGCGGCCTTGCCATGTCGCTCGAAAGCGACGTGCCGCAGGGCGCAACGATCCTATCGGCCTTCTCGCCGATGTCATTTGCCGGCCTCGCCTCGTCGCTGGCGATCTGGCTGCTGTCGGGCGGAACACTGGTGTTGCACCATCCGTTCGACGACGAGGTGCTGGAACAGCAGATCAACGAGCAGGCCTGCGACACGCTGATCGCACCTGCCCAACTGGCGCTGCGGCTGGACGAACTGGACCTCGGCACGCGGATGCCGAGCCTGCGCAATGTCATCGGCCTGTGGCGGACCCCGGAGCAGATCGGCTCCAGCGCGGGCTGGGCCGCGCAACAGGCGACGCTGACGGATGTCTATCTGTTCGGCGAGGCCGGATTGTTCGGTGCCCGTCGGATCGCGGAAGACGGCTCCCCGGCCCTGATCAAGCCGGGCCCCCACGGGGCGCCGCGCGACCTGCCGGGATCGTCGATCGCGGGCGAGATATTGCTGACGCCGCGCGGCACGTTGGGACTGCGCGGGCCGATGGTGCCGGTCGCGGCCTATGCGCCGCCTCCACCGCCGAGCGATTCCCTGATCGCGGCGCCGCCGCGCGACTACGTCGATACGGATTACGCGGCGCGGCTCGACCGCGTGACCGGCGCGGTCAATATCACCGCGCCGCCGTCCGGCGTGATGGCTGTCGGCGGCTACCGATTCCTGGCGCAGGACCTGCAGGAGTGGGCGCGCCGGCTCGGTCAGGGCGTGCTGCTGACCGCGCTGCCGGACCGCCTCAGCGGCCACCGGCTCGCCGGCCGTGCGCTCGACAATGCCCGCGCCCGAGACGCTCTGACAGAACTCGGACTTAACCCGTTGATGGTGGAAGCATTTCGGGATCGGAGCAACGCCGCCTGA